The nucleotide sequence GAGTCGCGACGCGCCTGGTCGCGCCGCCGGGCAGGGTATTCGTGCTGGACTCGGGGATGTATTCGCTGTTCAACCTGATCTGTCTCAATCTCCACGGCAAGACGTTCGACACGCGCCCGATCACGCTGCTGACCTTGAGCGCGGTGGGTGACACGGTCATCGAGGCCGAGGTCCGCGATCTCGGCAAAGAGAGCATCCGCTGGGGGAGCAAGCCGGTTCAGGCGCGCAAGCTCCAGCTCAGGGACCGCGGAACCGTCTTCCAGGTCTGGGCGCATCCGACGACCGGGAAGATGCTCCGGCTCGTCCACGAGCCGACCGGGTTGCGCGTCGAGCGCGAGGCCCCGGCCGTGAAGAAGCGCTCGACCCCGACGCCGAAGCCCGGCGGCTGAGCCACTCGAGCAGCAGTCGCACGCCGAATCCAGTCGGTCCCCGCCCCTCGTGCGGGCGGACCACCGGCGACCATGCGGTGCTGGCGATGTCGAGATGGGCCCACCGCATGCCCCGCGCGAAGTGCTTGAGGAACACCGCAGCGAGGATCGCGCCGCCTTCCCGCGCTCCCGAGGAATTCACCAGGTCCGCGACCTCACCACGCATCTCGGGCGCGTAGTCGTCCCAGACCGGAAGTCTCCAGATTCTCTCGCCGCTGTCTGCGGAAGCCTGCTCGAGCTCGGAGGCCAGCGCGTCGTCGTCCGTGAACATGCCCGCAGCCAGGTTCCCCAGCGCGATGCTGACCGCTCCGGTCAGCGTGGCCAGATCCACGACGACCTCGGGCTCATAGCGCCGCGCGTAGCCGAGCGCGTCGGCCAGCACGAGGCGGCCTTCCGCATCGGTGTTGGTGACCTCGATGGTGGTGCCGTCCATCGCCCGCACGATGTCGCCCGGCTTGAGCGCGCGGCCTCCCGGCATGTTCTCCGCCAGCGCCAATAGACCGACCACGCGAAACGGCAGGTCCATCTCCGCAAGTGCTGCGAAGGCGCCGAGGACGGCCGCCGCCCCGGACATGTCGTACTTCATCTTGCCCATGTTCTCCCGGGGCTTGAGCGAGATGCCTCCCGTGTCGAAGGTGACGCCCTTGCCGATGAGGACCACCGTAGGGGTCTTCGCCGAGCTCCTGCCGCCGCGCTCGAGAACGACGAACCGGGGCGGATGGACACTTCCGCGACCGACGGCGAGCAGCGCGCCCATGCCGAGCTTCTCGAGCCGCCGCACGTCGAGCACCTCGACTCGCGTGCCGGCACTCTCGAGCTCGCGCGCGCGGTCCGCGAGCCGCTGCGGCGTGAGATCCTGACCCGGCGTGCTGGCCAGATCCCGAGCCAGACACGTCCCTTCCGCCCACTGGCGGCCGCGCTCCACGGCGGTCTCGATCGCTCGCGCGACATCCGGCTCGCGCTCGACGATCGTGACCTGGCGCAGCGGAACGCCCGGCTCGGTGCGATAGGCGGAGAAGCGGTACGCGCCCAGCACCACGCCTTCGGCGGTCGCCTGCGCCGCGCGATCCGGGGGCAGGCCACCGGACCCAGCGCCGAACACGACGGTCACGAGCGTGCCGGCGCGCATGTCCCTGGCGCGGCGTGACACGGCCGCGGCCGCCAGCCGGGCTCTGGCAAGCGTGAAGGCCTCGCGCGCGCCGAGACCCACCAGGATCAGGCGTTTCGCCCCGAGCCCCCGTGGATAAATCAACGTCACCTCGAGGAAGCGACCCGTGAAATCTTTTTGCAGGATCAACCTGCGAACGGCGCCGCGAGTTGCACGATCGACCGCTGCCGCGGCCCCGGTCAGTGGGCGCCCTTCGAAGATTCCGAGCGCCAGGGCGTCGGATTTCTGGCGGATGATGTTGCCATGGCGGGTGATGACCTTCATCGCGACCTCCTGTCCGGGCCGCGCAGCGTATCGGAAGCTC is from Candidatus Eisenbacteria bacterium and encodes:
- a CDS encoding leucyl aminopeptidase: MKVITRHGNIIRQKSDALALGIFEGRPLTGAAAAVDRATRGAVRRLILQKDFTGRFLEVTLIYPRGLGAKRLILVGLGAREAFTLARARLAAAAVSRRARDMRAGTLVTVVFGAGSGGLPPDRAAQATAEGVVLGAYRFSAYRTEPGVPLRQVTIVEREPDVARAIETAVERGRQWAEGTCLARDLASTPGQDLTPQRLADRARELESAGTRVEVLDVRRLEKLGMGALLAVGRGSVHPPRFVVLERGGRSSAKTPTVVLIGKGVTFDTGGISLKPRENMGKMKYDMSGAAAVLGAFAALAEMDLPFRVVGLLALAENMPGGRALKPGDIVRAMDGTTIEVTNTDAEGRLVLADALGYARRYEPEVVVDLATLTGAVSIALGNLAAGMFTDDDALASELEQASADSGERIWRLPVWDDYAPEMRGEVADLVNSSGAREGGAILAAVFLKHFARGMRWAHLDIASTAWSPVVRPHEGRGPTGFGVRLLLEWLSRRASASGSSASSRPGPRARRATRSARGRAGASSRSSDAPRPGRRFRGP